ATGGCAAAAGATATATATGGTGAAATGTCAAATGAATACATATATTATCTTAACGAATTAGGTGGTTCGGCAAAATATATAGGAGAATATGAATTAGGACTTAAGAGTTTAGAAGAAGCGCTTTCTTTAATTGAAAAAAGAGAAAGTAATAGATCAGTTGCATATGGAACCTCTTTATTAAATATGGCTGAAGTATATAGATTTAGAGGAGATTTAGATAAAATAGAAAAAATATATTTAGAAGTTTTATCTATATTTGAAGAAAATAAGATGCAAAAAGAATATATTTATGCAGGTCTTTGTAATAATATAGGGTTATTTTATCAAAATACCAATAGAATAGAGGAAGCTATTCCATATCATGAAAAGAGTTTAAATATCTTAGTTGATATGCCAGATCATTTAGTAGAGCTTGCTACAACATATAATAACCTTGTTATGCCATATAAAGAAGTAGGTAAACTTAAACAAGCATATTCTAATTTAGATAATGCTTTAGAAATATATGAAGTGACTTTAGGTAAAGAACATTCTATGTATGGAGCTGCTTTAAATAATAAGGCAATACTTAAATTTGAAGAAGGAGAATATGTAAGTGCATTAAATATATTTGAAATGGCCTTAGATATTACAAAAAAATCATTTGGAGAAAATAGTTTAAATTATCAAAATCTTCTATCTAATGTTGAATATATTAGGGATTTAGTAAAGAAAACTCAAAAAGAAGTAGAAATAGAAGTAACTAGTGATTCAAAACTTATGGATATTTCAAGAGAATATACTAAAAAATATATATTGCCAAAAATTAAAGAAAAAAATGAAGAACTTTTATCTAAGATAACTATAGGATTAATAGGTGAAGGTTCAGAAGTTATGGGTTATGACGATGAATATTCAAGAGATCATGACTTTACATTTATGCCTGTAATCTTATTAAACATTGAAGATTATGAAAAATATTCAAAAGAATTAGAAGATATTTTATTATCTTTACCTCAAGAATTTTTAGGTATAAAACATGTTAATAATGATGTAGTAAATGAAAGACGTGGAGTTAAAAAAATAGGGGATTATCTATATAAGTTTATAGGGAAAGAAGAAGCTTCTTTAACTATAGAAGATTATAGAAGAATACCAGAACATGCCTTATTTGCTCTAACTAGTGGAGAAATATTTTATGCTGGAAATAATGAATTTACATCTATACTTGAAGCTTTAAAATATTATCCAAATATAATTAGAGAAAATAAAATAGCTACAGTATGTACTCGTATTGCACAAAGTGGACAATATAATTATTTAAGATTAATGAAAAGAGAAGATAAAATAGCTGCTAATATGGCTAAGAGTGTATTTATTGAAAATGTAATACATTTAGTATATTTATTAAATTCTAAATATATGCCTTTCTATAAATGGTCAGCTCGTGGATTAAAAGATTTACCTATACTTGGTAAAGATATGGAAAAGAGAATACTTGAATTAATTGATAATACAATACTTGATAAACATCAAATGTCAAATAGAATAGAAGAAATTTGCTATTTTCTTGTAGAAGAAATTAAAAAACAAGGACTAAGTAAAGAAAAAGGATATTTCATGGTAAATCACGCAATGTGGATACAAAGAAACATAGATGATGAATTTTTAAAATTATGGACACCGTTTGAAGATTAGGAGAAGTTATGGAAAGAGCAGAATTAATTAATGAAATTATAGCTAGAGAATGGGAAATGTTTAAAGTGTTAAAAAATACAGGAGGCCCTGCTGAATGTCAAAATAATAAACCAGAATTTGAAGTTATGAGAAGAGGGCAATGGGATAATTTGCCTGAAAATATATTACAAAGTTATTTAATAGATTTAAAAAAAGCGGAAGAAGTTGGTAGAAACTTATTAGAAGAAAAGTATATCAGAATGATGGAATTTTCAGCACCGGAAGAATTTGAAGGAGTTAAAGATTTGCTGCCAGTTTTATCACCTGGAATAGAAGTATTAATTAATAAAATAGAAAAAACATATCTTGCATGGGGAGATGAGTTTGAAGCAAAATATCCTAAATTTTCAAAATTATGTAGACCTTTAAGAAGAGAAGGAGACATGCCAGAAAGAGCATCAGTACAAACATATTTAAGAGGAGAATTATGTAGTTATTCATTAAAAACAGTCTTATTTTACTCAGACTATATAGAAGATTGTGTTAAAAAAGGGATAAACTTAATTTACGAAACTCATAGTGAAGTTGTAAAAATGAAAGGATTTGAATCTATAGATGCAGTTGAAAATTCACTTGTAATATAGTAGTAAAATATGATAAAATTATATATAAAAACAAAAAATAGGAGGAAAAATGTTAAAAATTACTTTGCCAGATGGAGCAATTAGAGAAATTGAAAACATGAGTGTTATAGAATTTACAAAATCTATATCAACAAGCTTAGCTAAAAAAACAGTTGGAGCTATCTTTAATGGCACGCAAGTAGACATTACATATAACTTAGATAAAGATGGAACTATAGAATTAATAACAACAGATAGTGCTAAAGGATTAGAAATATTAAGACATAGTACAGCTCACGTTATGGCTGAAGCTGTTATGAGCTTATTTCCTACAACAAAAGTAACTATAGGACCAGCTATAGAAAATAGATTCTATTATGACTTTGATACAGAAAGACCATTTACTGAAGAAGATTTAGCAAATATAGAAAAAGAAATGAAAAGATTAATTAAATTAAATGAAAAATTCTCAAGAACAGTTTGGTCAAGAGAAGAAGCTAGAAAACATTTCGAAAACGAAGGACAAAACTATAAAGTAGAAATACTTGATTCTTTAGAAGGAGATGAATTTAGTATCTATACTCAAGGTAACTTTACTGACTTATGTAGAGGAACTCACTTACCTTCAACAGGATACATTAAAGCATTTAAATTATTAAACTCTGCAGGTGCTTACTGGAGAGGAGATTCTAATAATAAAATGTTACAAAGAATTTATGGAACAGCTTTCTATAGCCAAGATGAGTTAGATGCATATATCAAACAAGTTGAAGAAGCAGAAAGAAGAGATCATAGAAAACTTGGTAAACAATTAAACTTATTCTTCTTAGATGAACATGGACCAGGATTCCCATTCTTCATGCCTAAAGGAACAAGATTATTCAATAGATTACAAGAATTATGGAGAATAGAACATAACAAACAAGGTTATGATGAAATTAAAACTCCGATAATGTTAGATAAAGAATTATGGGAAATTTCAGGGCACTGGTTCAATTATAGAGAAAATATGTATACATCTGAAATAGATGAAAAAATTTATGCTATTAAACCTATGAACTGCCCAGGTTCAATTATTGCATATAAAAACAACTTACATTCATATAAAGATTTACCATTAAAATATGCTGAAATGGGACATGTACATAGACATGAATTTTCTGGAGCTTTACATGGATTAATGAGAGTTAGAGCATTTACTCAAGATGACGCTCATATTTTCTGTACACCAGATCAAATTAAAGACAGCATTAAAGAAATAGTTGGATTATATGACAAATACTACAGATTATTTGGATTTGATTTCCACGTTGAACTTTCAACTAAACCTGAAAAAGCAGTTGGAGATGACAAAGTTTGGGAAATTTCTGAAAAAGCTTTAGAAGAAACATTACAAGAATTAGGAATTGAATATAGAATAAATCCAGGAGATGGAGCGTTCTATGGTCCTAAGATAGACTTTAAAATGAAAGATTCAATAGGAAGAATTTGGCAAACTGGAACTATACAGCTTGACATGAACTTACCTGCAAGATTTAACATGAGCTACATAGGTAAAGATGGAGAAAAACACGAACCAGTAATGATACATAGAGCTATGTTTGGATCTCTTGAAAGATTTATGGGAATCTTAATAGAACACTATGCAGGAGCATTCCCTGTATGGCTTGCACCAACTCAAGTTAAAATCATGACTATATCTGAAGAACAAGTAGAATATGCAACAGCATTACATAAGAAATTACTTAACTTAGGCATAGGTGCAGAACTTGATACTAGAGATGAAAAGATTGGATACAAAATTAGAGAAGCTAATGGAGATCAAAAAATACCGGTACAATTAGTAATAGGTAAAAATGAAGTGTTAGAAAATACAGTAAATGTTAGAAGATTTGGATCTACTGACAGTGTAACTAAAAATGTTGATGAATTCATTACAGAATTGTTAGAGGAAATTAATATTAAATTCTAGTTACTGAAAGGAGTTTGAATGTATAACGATAGAGAGTTAGATAGTAGAATTGAAATTGGTATACTTGGTTCATATTTATGGATGGGTATAGGGTTATTAATTACTTTTGGTATTATGTATGCATCATTATTTAATGTGCAGTTAGTACAAATATCTGTTACATTAAATAGATTTGCATTCTTAATTATTATTGCAATTGCATTACTTATGAGGTTTGTTGTTGCAAAAGCAAGTGCTATGGTTTTAAGATTAGTGTTTATTGCATATTCATCATTTTTAGGAATACTTTTAATTCCAATAATGTATGTATATGAAACTGCATCAATACTTACTATACTTGGTGGTTCAGCTGCTATGTTTATAGGTATGAGTGCTTATGGTTATTTTACTCAAAATAACTTGGAAGGATATTCAAAATATCTATTTGGTGGAGTACTAGGGATTATTGTAATGTCACTATTAAATAGTTTCTTATTTAGAAACAATATGGTAGAGATAGTAATATCTATATTAGGATTAGTGATATTTATAATATATACAGCAGTAGATACACAAAGAATTAAATCAATGTTACTTGAAGCACATTATCAAGGTGATATAGAATTAATGGATAAAGTACAGATATTTGGAGCTTTAATGCTTTATCTTGACTTTATTAACATTTTCCTATATTTACTATCATTATTTGGTAAAAGAAGAAATTAATATATTGGGCCTTTTTAGGCCCATTTTTATTGTAAAACCTTTAAAAATATGATAAAATATAGAGTAATAAAGAGAGTGGAGTAAGTAATTTTAAAGAACTTTTAGATAAGAGTTTTTTAATGTTATTTGCTCACTCTTTAAATAAAAAATAGGAGGACAAAAATGTTTGACAAAAAAGTATACATTTTAGATGTAGCGGGTAAAGAAGTTAAAGTAGAAACTGGAGAAATTGCTAGACAAGCAGGAGGATCAGTTGTAGTAACTAAAGGTGGAACTACTGTTTTAGTTACAACTACTAGAAGTAAAGAAGTAAAAGATGGACAAGACTTCTTCCCATTAACTGTAGACTATATAGAAAAATTCTATGCTACAGGTAAATTCCCAGGAGGGTTTATTAAAAGAGAATCTAAACCATCTACTGAAGAAATTTTAATATCAAGATTAATTGATAGACCAATAAGACCTTTATTCCCTGAAGGATTCTTTAATGCGGTACACGTAGTAATTAACGTAATAAGTTATGATGGTATTAATATGCCAGAAGATATTGCAACTATAGGGGTATCATTTGCTTTAGGATTATCAGATATTCCATTTAGCGGTCCAGTAGCAGGAGTTACTGTAGGATATATGAATGGAGAATATGTAATTAATCCAGATAAAGCACAAAGAGATAACATGGATATCTATTTATCAGTTGCTGGTACTAAGACTGCAATAACAATGGTTGAAGCAGGAGCAAATGAAGTAACTGAAGAAGAAATGTTAAATGCAATTATGCTTGGGCATGAAGCAATTAAAAATATATGTGAACAACAAGAAGCTATCTTAAATACTTTAGGTGTTCAAAAAATGGAATTTGCTGGTATCTCATATGATGAAAGAGTTACAACTTTCTTAGATAAATATCAAGGAGATTTAAAAAATGCAATATTAGTTCCTGGTAAACTTGAAAAGTATGAGGCAATAGATAATTTATGTGATTCATTACTTTCAAGCTTTAAATTAGAGATTGCTAAAGAAATGTTAGCAAAAGAAAAAACAGATGAAGAAAGATTATTAGAATTAATAGGTGAAAATAAAACTAAATCTATGGATGAATTAGTTAAAGAATTCAAAAAATATTATCATGATTTAGAAAAGAAAATTGTAAGAGAGTTAATAATTTTTGATAAATATAGAGCAGATGGAAGAAAAATTGATGAAATAAGACCATTAAATACTCAAATAGATGTATTACCTATGCCACATGGTTCAGCTTTATTTACTCGTGGAGAAACTCAAGCTTTAGTAGTTGCAACATTAGGTTCTAAAGAAGATGAACAAATAATTGATGGTATGGAAGGAGAATATAATAAGAAATTCTTCTTACACTATAACTTCCCACCATTCTCAGTTGGAGAAGCTGGATTTATGAGAGCACCAGGAAGACGTGAATTAGGACATGGAAACTTAGCTGAAAGAGCTCTTAAAGCAGTTATGCCATCAGTTGATGATTTCCCATACACAGTAAGAGTAGTTTCTGAAATTACAGAATCAAATGGATCTTCATCTCAAGCTTCAATTTGTGGTGGATCACTTGCATTAATGGCGGCTGGTGTACCTATAAGAGGAACAGTTGCAGGTATAGCAATGGGATTAATTAAAGAAGAAGAAAACTTTACAGTACTTACAGATATACAAGGATTAGAAGATCATTTAGGAGATATGGACTTTAAAGTTGCAGGGACTAAAAAAGGTATAACTGCAATACAAATGGATATTAAGATTGAAGGAATCAATAAGGAAATAATGGAAATTGCATTAACTCAAGCACATAAAGGAAGAATGCATATAATCGATGTTATGGAAGCGACTATTCCAGCACCAAGACCTAATTTACCTGAAAATGCACCTAAGATAATTAACTTAAGAATTGATCCAGGTAAGATAGCTGCATTAATTGGACCAGCAGGGAAAGTTATTAAATCTATCATTGAAGAAACTGGAGTTAAGATAGATGTTGAAGATGATGGAAGAGTAGCAATATTTGGTATAGATCAAGCTATGATGGAAAGAGCATTTGAACTTGTAAATCAATATACATTAACAGTAGAACTAGATAAAGTATACAAAGGAAGAATTACAAAACTGGCTAAATTTGGAGCGTTCGTAGAACTTGCACCAGGTACAGAAGGACTATTACATATTTCAGAAATTTCTCATAAGAGAATTAAACAAGTTGAGGATGTATTAAATGTTGATGATATGGTGGATGTTAAAGTAATAGCTATTGAAGATAACAATAAATTTAGTTTAAGTATGAAAGCATTAATTGAAAAGGAAACAGAAGAAGTTAAAGAAGAAAAAGTAAACGAAGGAGAGTAAGGGTATGTTAAACAAAATGAATTTGCCTAACAAATTAACTATAGTTAGAATAATATTAACACCAATATTATTACTACTTATGTTATTTAAATATGAAGGGAATCATGGAACATTCTCAGCTGTAATGTTACACGTATTAGTTGTTTTACTATTTGCAGGAATAGCATTAACAGACTTTTTTGATGGATATATTGCAAGAAGAGATAACTTAGTTACAAATTTTGGGAAATTACTAGACCCTATAGCTGATAAAGTATTTGTTTTCTCAGTTTTAATAGTTTTAGTAAAATACAATTTATTATCAATTTGGTTAGTATTAATATTACTTACAAGAGAGTTTGTAGTAGTAGCAATTAGAATGGTAATATTAGAAAATGGTGGAGAAGTTGTAGCAGCAAGTTCTTCTGCAAAACTTAAAACAGCAACACAAATGATAGCTTTACTATTTGCAATCATGTTCCCATTTGGGAAAATTGTTAATTCTATAGTATTGTTACCTGCAGTAGTATTTTCTATTATTTCAATGATAGAATACTATGACCTTGTTAAAAAATATATAGGGGAGGACATATAAATTGGAATTTAAACAAAGTATAGAAGAAGTTTTAAAAAATCAAGAAGTTGATAGAAACTTAGGTCTTACTGAAGCAGAAGCTGCAAGAAGACTTGAAAAATATGGTGAAAATAAATTAGAAGAAGGTAAGAAAAAAACATTACTTGCTAGATTTGTTGATCAATTAAAAGACGTTTTAATTTATGTATTAATAGTTGCATCTATATTAAACGTAATAGCTCATTATCCAGATGGATTTACTGAAGCTGGAATAATATTAATGGTAGTATTAATTAATGCTGTAGTTGGAGTAGTTCAAGAAGCAAAAGCTGAAAAAACACTTGAAGCATTAAAGAAATTATCATCTCCAAAAGCTGTAGTTAAAAGAGAAGGAAAAATATATGAAATTGATTCTAAATATTTAGTTCCTGGAGATATTTTAGTTATAGATGCAGGTAGATATATACCAGCAGATTTAAGATTAATAGAAACACAAAATTTACAAGTTGAAGAATCTGCATTTACAGGAGAATCACATGTAGTTACTAAAGATGCAGACTTCATGACAGATCAAGATACATTACCTATGGGTGATAAGTTAAACTTAGCTTACTCATCAACTCTTGCTACATATGGTAGAGGAGAAGGTATAGTAATATCTACTGGAATGAATACAGAAATAGGTAAAATTGCAAAAGCTTTAAATAGTGATGAAGATAGTACTACACCTTTACAAAAGAAACTTGATAAATTAGGTAAGACTTTAGGATACATAGCTATAGTAGTGTGTATAGTTATCTTTGGATTAGGAGTAATTCAAGGAAGAGGTGCAGTTGAAATGATGATTACAGCAGTTTCACTTGCTGTTGCTGCTATACCTGAAGGATTAGTAGCTATAGTTGCTATAGTACTTTCAACAGGTGTTACTAGAATGAGTAAAAATAAGGCAATAGTAAAAAGATTACCTGCTGTTGAAACATTAGGTTCAGTTAATGTAATTTGTTCAGATAAAACTGGTACATTAACACAAAATAAGATGACTGTAGTTAAAGAATACTCTATGGATAATAGTGAATTATTAATGAAAGGTTTATCTTTATGTTCAGATGCAACAACTACAGTAGGGGATCCTACAGAAATAGCTTTAGTTGTTTATGCTGAAAAACATGGATATACTAAAGAAGATTTAAATAATCAATACAAACGTGTAAATGAATATGCATTTGATTCTGATAGAAAATTAATGTCAACTTTACATGAAAATGGAAATGAATATATTTCATTTACTAAAGGTGCTATAGATAACATCTTAAATATATGTAAATATATCAAAATTGGAAATGAAGTAGTAGAAATTACTGAAGAGCATAAAGTACAAATTCTAGAGAAAAGTATAGAAATGTCTAATGATGCTTTAAGGGTTTTAGGATTAGGATATAAGGATAGTCCTGTATACTTAGAAAGTGAAGATTTAGAAAATAACTTAACTTTAGTTGGTATAGTTGGTATGATAGATCCTCCGAGAGAAGAAGTTAAAGCTTCAATACTTACTGCACAAAAAGCAGGAATAAAAGTTGTTATGATTACAGGAGATCATAAAAATACAGCAGTTGCAATAGCTAAAGAATTAAATATTGCAAAAGATATTTCAGAAAGTATAACTGGGCCTGAAATAGATAAATTAGATAAAGAATATTTCTATGAAAATGTAGAGAAATATTCAGTATTTGCAAGGGTTTCACCTGAGCATAAAGTTAATATAGTTGAAGCATTAAAATTAAAAGGAAATGTAGTATCAATGACAGGAGATGGAGTTAACGATGCGCCATCACTTAAAAAAGCTGACATAGGTGTTGCTATGGGTATTACAGGAACTGATGTTTCTAAAGGTGCTTCTGATATGATATTGCTAGATGATAATTTTACAACTATAGTTAAAGCAGTAGAAGAAGGAAGAAATATATATAATAACATTAAGAAAACAATAATGTTCTTACTTTCATGTAATTTAGGGGAAGTAATCTGTATATTCTTTGCTACATTACTTGGTTTACCAATACCATTAGTTGCTACTCAGTTATTATGGATTAACTTAGTTACAGATACATTACCAGCTATCTCATTAGGTCTTGATCCAGGTAATAAAATGGTTATGAATGAGAAACCACGTTCTCCAAAAGAAAGTTTCTTTGCAAGAGGAGCTGCAACACGTGCATTAGTTGGAGGAACTTTAATAGGGTTATTCACTTTACTTGCATTCTATATTGGTTTAAGAGAAGAAGGATTTACAACTCTTGCTCAAATTAGAACATTAAGTGAAGGAGATTCAGCTCTTACACATGCAAGAACTATGGCGTTTATAGTGCTTACTGTCTCTCAATTATTCTATTCATATACTATGAGAGTAGAAGATACAACTACATTTAAAGTTGGATTATTTAGTAACAAATATCTAAATATTTCATTTGTATTAGGTCTTGGATTACAAATATTATTAATTAATATACCAGCAGTTGCAAAAATATTTAGAGTACAATCTTTAGGATTATTTGACTGGGATGTTGTAATAATCTTAGCTATAATTCCATTTATAGTTAATGAATTAATCAAAGTGTTTATTAAATTTAAAAAATAGTTAGAAAGGAGCTGAATCTATGAAAAAAATGATTTTTATCTTGTCTTTAATATTAATTTCATGTTCAAAAAATGAACCTGAAAACAATGATGTTAAAGTAATGGACCCTAATGGGATAGAAGTAGAAATTGTTAGTGTAGATTCAGCTCATCTTACTAAAATATTAGATGGAAATCTAGATGATAAAAATAACAAATTTTTTAGTGAAGCCGAACTTAAAAAATTTAATGAGAAAAATATAGATGCCAATCAATTATTAAAATATATTGATGAGGCTGAAAATGGTGATCCTAATGCTATAAATTCTTTATCATATATATACTATTTATTGGGAGAAAATGATAAATTAAAAGAAGTTTTAGAGTTAGGACTTAAGTATAATGTAAAGGAAGCTATATTTAATTTAGCCCTATTAGAGATGGAAAACAAAAATTTTGAGAAAGCTATTATCTGTTTTGAAAAACTTCCATCAGATTATAAAAAAAGTGAAATTGAAAACTTTAAATCAGGTATTTATTTAAATACTGCTTCAATTGCATTAAAAAGAAATGATTACGATAAAGGATTATCTAATCTAATTAAAGCATATAATATGGGGATAAAAGAATTGGATTATGAAATTGCCAATATTTATAGAATAAAGGGTGATGAAGATAATTTAGTTAAATGGTTAAAAATTTCCTCAGAATCAAAAAATATAGAAGCAAAAAAATCATTAGCAGAAATTTACTATTTTAAAGGTGATTTAACAGGAGCTTTAAAGCTTTATCATGAAATATATCAAGCTGGTGAAGTTGATTATGCACAACATCTATATTTTGCATATTTAAAACTATTAAACAATCAGGAAGCTTTAAAATGGTATAAGATATCGAGAAATTTAGGTTTAGTAGATAAAAATCCTGAACTTGAAAAACTTAAAGGTTTCTATAATAATTAAAGAGGTAAAAATGAAAAAAATATTATTAAGTATATTACTCTCTTATGTTTCTTTTGCTTTTTCTGCAAAATTATCAAGTAATTTAAATGAAGAGATGACAGGAGTACTTACAAGAGATTATAGGACATATAAAAGTATGTATATAGGAGATAGTGAGTATAATAAATACTATTCATATAACGAAACTAGTACTAGACCTTTGGCATCAGTTACAAAACTTATGACAGCAACAGTGATATTTGATGAAATAAATGAAGGTAAATATACTTTAAATACAAAAGTAAGAGTAGATAAGGAAGCATCTAAAGTTCCATATGGAGTGGTATTAAAAGAAAATAAGATATATACAATAGAAGAATTACTTCATCTATTAATGATAAATTCTTCTAATTCTGCAGCTTATCAGCTTGCTCTTTTTTCTTCAAATGGAAATGTTGATAATTTTGTAAAAAAAATGAATAAAAAAGCTAAACAATTAGGACTTAGATCTTTAAGATTTAATACGCCTCATGGATTGCCACCTGTAGATACAAATAGAGGGATGGATGTAGGAAATGCAAGAGATATATATTTATTAGCGTTAAATGCTTTAAGTAATGAAAAATTACTTGAAATTTCTAGTAAATATACTTATGAGACATCAGATGGAATTAAGATTAAATCAACTAACTCTTTGGTAAAATTAGAAGAGGTTTCTGGATTAAAAACAGGATTCCATAGAAGAGCAGGATACAATATAGTTTATTTAATTAATAATGGAGATGAAAAAATCATACAAGTAATTTTAGGCTCAAATAGTACAAGTAATAGAGAAAAACTTGGATTAAAAACTTTAGAATTAATGAAAGAGAGTGATAAATAATGAAACCATATTTATTTAAAATTGGTAATTTTGAAATTAGAATTTACTCATTAATGTATATTATAGCTTTATTTACAGCAATATTTATTGCAAAAAGAGATGATGTTGCTGAAAAAAGAGGAGTAAAGAAAAATATTATTGAAGATTATGCATATTTTGCAATAATAAGTGGATTAATTGGTGCAAGACTTTATTATGTATTACTTAAATGGGGATACTATAGTCAAAACTTATCAGAAATAGTAAAAGTATGGCATGGAGGACTTGCAATACATGGAGGTATTATTGGAGGTATAATAGGTACAATAATATTTGCTAAAATGAAAAATGTTGATACATTAGTATTAATGGATATGGCAGTAGGGCCATTAATTTTAGGACAAGGTTTAGGTAGAATAGGAAATTTAGCTAATGGAGAAATTCATGGTTTTCCTACAATTACACCATTTTCTGTAATTTTAAAAGGTAATTTTACAACGTGGTGGCAAGAATTTAATGCTATGCCTTTATTAAAACAATTAGAATTTAAAGAATTAGTACCATGGGGAATTACTTTCCCATTAGATACACCAGCAGGACAAGAATTTCCAAATATGAAATTACACCCTGCTATGATATATGAAATGATATTAAATTTCATAGCATTCTATATCATATGGTTTGTATTTAGAAAGAAAGAATACTCAAGAGGTATACTAACTATGATATATATTGTTACCTATGGAATAATTAGAATTATTGTTTCAACATTTAGAGCTGAAGATTTACTAGTTGCAGGAATTAGAGCTCCATATATTATTAGTGCAGTAATGATAATTGTTGGTATAGCAGGAATAGCATATATTAAATCAAAAAAAGAAGTTAAATAAGGAAGGGATAAAATATGAGAAGTTTATCAGGAATACAACCTAGTGGAGTACTGCATCTAGGTAACTATTTTGGAGCATTAAAACAATTTGTTGATTTACAAGATAAATATGAAGGACTATACTTTGTAGCTGATTATCATTCACTAACAAGTCAAATAGATCCAGAAATTTTAAGAACACAAAGTATGAATGTTGTTATGGACTATATTGCAGCAGGACTTGATCCTAAAAAATCTACAATATTTTTACAATCATCTATACCACTACATACAGAACTTATGTGGATATTATCAAACCTTACACCTATGGCTTTACTTGAAAGAGGACATGCTTACAAGGATAAGGTTGCAAAAGGGATAAAAGCAAATGTTGGATTATTTAATTATCCAGTATTAATGGC
This Streptobacillus canis DNA region includes the following protein-coding sequences:
- a CDS encoding D-alanyl-D-alanine carboxypeptidase family protein — protein: MKKILLSILLSYVSFAFSAKLSSNLNEEMTGVLTRDYRTYKSMYIGDSEYNKYYSYNETSTRPLASVTKLMTATVIFDEINEGKYTLNTKVRVDKEASKVPYGVVLKENKIYTIEELLHLLMINSSNSAAYQLALFSSNGNVDNFVKKMNKKAKQLGLRSLRFNTPHGLPPVDTNRGMDVGNARDIYLLALNALSNEKLLEISSKYTYETSDGIKIKSTNSLVKLEEVSGLKTGFHRRAGYNIVYLINNGDEKIIQVILGSNSTSNREKLGLKTLELMKESDK
- the lgt gene encoding prolipoprotein diacylglyceryl transferase; the protein is MKPYLFKIGNFEIRIYSLMYIIALFTAIFIAKRDDVAEKRGVKKNIIEDYAYFAIISGLIGARLYYVLLKWGYYSQNLSEIVKVWHGGLAIHGGIIGGIIGTIIFAKMKNVDTLVLMDMAVGPLILGQGLGRIGNLANGEIHGFPTITPFSVILKGNFTTWWQEFNAMPLLKQLEFKELVPWGITFPLDTPAGQEFPNMKLHPAMIYEMILNFIAFYIIWFVFRKKEYSRGILTMIYIVTYGIIRIIVSTFRAEDLLVAGIRAPYIISAVMIIVGIAGIAYIKSKKEVK